The Papaver somniferum cultivar HN1 chromosome 3, ASM357369v1, whole genome shotgun sequence genome includes a region encoding these proteins:
- the LOC113358725 gene encoding activator of 90 kDa heat shock protein ATPase homolog 2-like translates to MENGGLVAENIENDNNNHDDGSSSSAAGGGSSYTYWVRRDLKKEDAAPLPAPRKLTPQDVSTLSKSNSLGSVWNQAGTWEEKNLNSWASGRIKELMSSLGSLEFSSGKAEIAEVTKCVGDAFLVTVRNKKRVGYTYELTLRFKGDWLIGEEKKHFGGHLDVPEFSFGEVDDMEVEIRLNQEKDIAHEVKMQVRQDLKLFLKPIREKMLEFEQELKDR, encoded by the exons ATGGAGAATGGGGGTTTGGTTGCAGAAAACATTGAGAACGATAACAACAACCATGAtgatggttcttcttcttctgcagcaGGAGGGGGTTCTTCATATACGTATTGGGTCAGAAGAGATTTGAAGAAAGAAGATGCCGCTCCTCTTCCTGCTCCTCGTAAGCTTACCCCTCAAGATGTTTCCACTCTCTCCAAGTCTAACTCTTTGGGATCTGTCTGGAATCAA GCTGGAACCTGGGAGGAGAAGAACCTTAATTCCTGGGCTAGTGGTCGGATAAAG GAGTTGATGAGTTCTTTGGGCTCATTGGAATTCTCAAGCGGCAAAGCTGAAATAGCAGAAGTTACTAAATGTGTAGGCGAT GCGTTTTTGGTGACTGTTCGAAATAAAAAACGTGTTGGCTACACTTACGAGTTGACATTGAGATTCAAAG GTGATTGGTTGATCGGGGAGGAGAAAAAGCATTTCGGGGGCCATCTTGATGTACCAGAGTTTTCCTTCGGTGAAGTGGATGATATGGAG GTGGAAATCCGGCTAAATCAAGAGAAGGATATTGCACACGAAGTTAAGATGCAAGTACGTCAGGATCTGAAACTGTTTTTGAAACCCATCCGCGAAAAGATGCTTGAATTCGAGCAAGAGCTCAAAGATAGATAA